A section of the Corynebacterium tuberculostearicum genome encodes:
- a CDS encoding DAK2 domain-containing protein, which translates to MSYPSTLDSHGMRNWATRAVGELAHRRDEINALNVFPVPDSDTGSNMAHTMEAAVAELDNGGDVADSLAIGAVRGARGNSGMVLSQVLRGIAESTVDSVIDGAVFARSLQQAVELVDRAIVEPVEGTVVTVLKAAAEAADDAEAHTGATLHSIVSAAIAAAEAALERTPSQLPALREAGVVDAGGAGLVILLESLLAEIEGSTGHTGLPEPEPDTELEVVFFFDGDLDTLQVAIEPLGDSLVIARATEDSANVHIHSRQAGKVIETAFGTGEVTNLHLEVLPPHAEAASEDPIARRVFAAAPAGPISDLLASAGVSVVSPDDPIAAEHEDIVLATGLSSETGAGRVVPAQSLAAALAAISVYEPDNPETGAVVAAMRDAAKSMRVAYPSQETPQSIIATCRDLLAEGGEQVTVLSALDLDQEDLAQQLRVDVMALKVPDIATEIGVE; encoded by the coding sequence ATGTCCTACCCCAGCACGCTGGATTCCCACGGAATGCGCAATTGGGCCACCCGCGCCGTGGGGGAATTAGCCCACCGCCGCGATGAGATCAACGCGCTCAATGTCTTTCCCGTACCGGATTCCGATACGGGCTCAAATATGGCGCATACGATGGAGGCAGCGGTAGCGGAGCTGGACAATGGCGGCGATGTCGCTGACTCCCTTGCGATCGGGGCGGTGCGTGGTGCCCGCGGGAACTCGGGAATGGTGCTGTCTCAGGTTCTGCGCGGCATTGCCGAGTCAACTGTGGACTCAGTTATCGACGGTGCTGTCTTTGCCCGCTCCCTGCAGCAGGCCGTGGAGCTGGTGGACCGAGCCATTGTCGAGCCGGTGGAAGGCACAGTTGTCACGGTCTTGAAGGCAGCAGCTGAGGCCGCCGATGACGCTGAAGCGCACACAGGCGCAACCTTGCACAGTATTGTCAGCGCCGCAATCGCTGCCGCGGAAGCGGCCCTCGAGCGCACTCCTTCGCAATTGCCAGCCCTGCGCGAGGCAGGAGTAGTGGATGCCGGCGGCGCTGGCCTCGTTATCCTCTTAGAGTCTCTCCTTGCTGAGATCGAAGGCTCGACCGGGCACACAGGCCTGCCCGAACCGGAGCCGGATACTGAACTGGAAGTGGTCTTTTTCTTCGACGGAGATTTAGACACGCTGCAGGTAGCAATTGAACCGTTGGGAGATAGCCTCGTTATCGCTCGGGCCACCGAGGATAGCGCTAATGTACATATCCACTCCCGGCAAGCTGGCAAGGTCATTGAAACCGCCTTTGGTACAGGAGAGGTAACCAACCTCCACCTGGAGGTGTTGCCTCCTCACGCCGAAGCTGCTTCCGAAGATCCGATTGCTCGCCGAGTATTTGCTGCCGCACCGGCCGGGCCTATAAGCGATCTTCTGGCATCTGCGGGGGTGAGCGTTGTGTCACCGGATGACCCCATTGCGGCGGAACACGAGGACATCGTCCTTGCTACCGGTTTAAGTTCGGAGACCGGAGCCGGGCGTGTAGTGCCCGCGCAATCGCTAGCTGCGGCTCTGGCGGCGATTTCCGTCTATGAACCGGATAACCCAGAGACTGGCGCCGTCGTCGCCGCCATGCGTGATGCTGCCAAGTCCATGCGGGTGGCTTACCCGAGCCAGGAAACCCCGCAGTCAATCATTGCCACTTGCCGCGATCTTTTGGCAGAAGGCGGTGAGCAGGTCACAGTCTTAAGCGCCCTTGACTTGGACCAGGAGGACCTAGCTCAACAGCTTCGCGTGGACGTTATGGCACTGAAAGTACCGGATATCGCAACCGAAATCGGAGTGGAATAG
- a CDS encoding ATP-dependent DNA helicase RecG, protein MLGWQDNRPLTEVLAAKDAAKITKALGYETCGELLAHYPRDYIRHNKDVGLGDAAEGDIVTVTGTITGFTRHDSGKTTIINVQLDGSIIATFFNANYVMRMLHRGQRVMMSGKLKFFRNQPQLQQPDFVEIDAFGRPDGELDDYRQPAAESGKKHRPKATGSLRNLSQFGRLDQLLLEREWIPVYPATSKVTSWYIMGAIHYVLSKTPPIEEPLDYQMIISLDKAVREIHEPGEAGPYRAIQRLKYNEALSIGLVMALRQRDAEARTASTMSATLGGYREELLSHLPFDLTEGQRRVISEIEDDLARPLPMMRLLQGEVGSGKTMVATCAMLQAVDAGTQAALLAPTEVLASQHAASIGTSVPEGVKVVLLTGSMRTADKRQALLDIVSGDADIIIGTHAIIQDTVEFFNLGLVVVDEQHRFGVEQRDSLRLKAREGLSPHVLVMTATPIPRTIAMTVFGDLAVSTLTELPGGRKPIQSAVVAEWRPTWVLRALERIREEVAHGHQAYIVCPRIEGKGGVLELAQQLENGPFKGLRVAILHGKMPNKDEVMTSFARGEIDILVSTTVIEVGVDVPNATVMLIRESEHFGVSQLHQLRGRVGRGGNASICLLHTTAADNTPSFHRINQIAQTSSGFELAELDLRQRQEGDILGTMQSGTHRTLRLLNLADDQDIVERTHTDARAMVMRNPELAEELTRNLSESEQEYLEKN, encoded by the coding sequence ATGCTCGGCTGGCAGGACAACCGCCCTTTGACAGAGGTGCTTGCGGCGAAGGACGCCGCGAAGATTACCAAAGCGCTGGGGTATGAGACCTGCGGCGAGCTCTTAGCTCACTATCCGCGAGACTATATCCGCCACAACAAGGACGTCGGCCTAGGAGACGCTGCGGAGGGCGATATCGTCACGGTTACCGGAACCATTACCGGATTCACCCGCCATGACTCGGGCAAGACCACCATCATCAATGTGCAGCTCGATGGCAGCATCATTGCGACGTTTTTCAATGCCAATTACGTGATGCGGATGTTGCACCGCGGACAGCGCGTCATGATGAGCGGCAAGCTTAAGTTCTTTCGCAACCAGCCGCAGTTGCAGCAGCCGGACTTTGTAGAGATCGATGCGTTCGGCCGCCCCGATGGCGAACTGGATGATTACCGCCAGCCGGCGGCCGAATCCGGCAAGAAGCATCGTCCAAAGGCTACCGGCTCGCTGCGGAACCTGTCGCAGTTCGGCAGGCTCGACCAGCTCCTCTTGGAACGCGAATGGATCCCGGTGTACCCGGCCACGTCCAAGGTGACTTCGTGGTACATCATGGGTGCCATCCACTACGTCTTATCTAAGACCCCGCCGATTGAGGAACCGCTGGATTATCAGATGATTATCAGCCTCGATAAGGCAGTGCGGGAAATCCATGAGCCGGGGGAAGCGGGCCCGTACCGTGCGATTCAGCGGCTGAAGTACAACGAGGCTCTGTCCATTGGTCTGGTGATGGCATTGCGCCAGCGAGATGCCGAAGCCCGGACCGCTTCTACCATGTCGGCAACCTTAGGCGGCTACCGCGAAGAATTGCTGAGCCATCTGCCCTTTGATCTGACTGAAGGGCAGCGTCGCGTCATTAGCGAGATCGAAGACGATCTTGCTCGTCCGCTGCCCATGATGAGATTGCTGCAAGGCGAGGTCGGCTCTGGCAAAACCATGGTGGCCACCTGCGCTATGCTGCAGGCTGTTGACGCAGGAACGCAGGCCGCGCTGTTGGCGCCTACGGAAGTGCTCGCCTCCCAACACGCTGCCTCCATTGGGACCTCGGTACCCGAAGGGGTCAAGGTGGTACTCCTGACCGGCTCCATGCGTACGGCGGACAAGCGGCAGGCTTTATTGGATATTGTTTCCGGCGACGCAGACATCATCATTGGAACGCATGCGATTATCCAAGACACCGTGGAGTTCTTTAACTTGGGATTGGTCGTCGTAGATGAGCAACACCGGTTCGGTGTAGAGCAGCGCGATAGCCTGCGGTTAAAGGCACGTGAAGGCCTTAGCCCCCACGTGCTGGTGATGACAGCAACACCGATTCCGCGCACCATTGCGATGACCGTCTTTGGCGACCTCGCCGTATCAACGCTGACCGAGCTGCCCGGTGGTCGCAAACCTATTCAGTCGGCAGTGGTGGCCGAGTGGCGGCCGACCTGGGTGCTACGCGCACTCGAGCGCATACGCGAGGAGGTTGCCCACGGACATCAGGCCTATATCGTTTGCCCGCGCATTGAAGGCAAAGGCGGAGTTCTAGAGCTTGCACAGCAGCTAGAAAACGGTCCTTTCAAGGGACTGCGGGTAGCCATCTTGCATGGAAAGATGCCCAATAAAGACGAGGTAATGACGTCATTTGCTAGGGGAGAGATCGATATCTTGGTCTCTACCACGGTCATTGAGGTGGGCGTGGATGTTCCCAATGCCACGGTAATGCTCATTCGCGAGTCCGAGCATTTCGGCGTTTCCCAGTTGCACCAGTTGCGCGGGCGCGTGGGACGAGGCGGCAATGCCTCCATCTGCCTTTTGCACACAACGGCAGCCGATAACACTCCGTCTTTCCACCGCATCAATCAAATTGCCCAAACCTCCTCGGGTTTTGAACTAGCCGAGCTTGACTTGCGCCAGCGCCAGGAGGGAGACATTTTGGGCACCATGCAGTCCGGAACGCACCGCACATTGCGGCTACTGAACTTGGCGGATGACCAAGACATTGTGGAGCGCACCCACACGGATGCGCGTGCCATGGTGATGCGCAATCCCGAGTTGGCTGAGGAACTCACACGCAATTTGAGCGAAAGCGAACAGGAATACTTGGAGAAGAACTAA
- a CDS encoding acetyl-CoA carboxylase biotin carboxyl carrier protein subunit yields MKIYAPFAGIVRCHVNVGDTVDTGAPLATVEATKLEAPVESPGPGKVHRIVVSDFSDVVGGDLLMEIGEA; encoded by the coding sequence ATGAAAATTTACGCCCCCTTCGCGGGCATCGTCCGCTGCCATGTGAATGTGGGAGACACCGTTGATACCGGAGCACCTCTTGCGACCGTTGAAGCCACGAAGCTCGAGGCTCCCGTAGAAAGCCCGGGACCAGGAAAGGTCCACCGTATTGTGGTCTCTGACTTCAGTGACGTGGTAGGCGGAGACCTTTTGATGGAGATTGGAGAAGCATAA
- the rsmD gene encoding 16S rRNA (guanine(966)-N(2))-methyltransferase RsmD, with amino-acid sequence MTRIISGEARGRTIKVPAEGTRPTADRAREGLFSSLTARWGFAGSSVLDLFAGSGALGLEAASRGAEEAVLVESSADAVKIIRHNMGVVKHPGVRVQEMKAGTYLASAPRKHFDLVLADPPYAFDEVDALIAAIEPVLTDRAMVVIERHVDSADTVWPAGFEPTGQKLKKRTFGIARMDMAVYTRPGSEDAEG; translated from the coding sequence ATGACGCGCATTATTTCCGGCGAAGCCCGCGGTCGCACCATTAAAGTGCCAGCAGAAGGAACCCGGCCTACCGCAGATCGCGCCCGCGAAGGGCTGTTTTCATCCCTCACTGCACGGTGGGGCTTTGCTGGATCTTCAGTGCTCGACCTTTTTGCCGGCTCTGGTGCCCTAGGCCTAGAGGCGGCGAGCCGAGGGGCAGAGGAAGCAGTACTGGTGGAATCTTCGGCCGATGCGGTAAAGATCATCCGGCACAACATGGGCGTCGTCAAGCATCCCGGCGTGCGCGTGCAAGAGATGAAGGCAGGCACCTACCTGGCTAGTGCCCCGCGCAAGCACTTCGATCTGGTGCTGGCGGACCCGCCCTATGCTTTTGATGAGGTGGATGCACTCATTGCTGCCATCGAACCAGTGCTTACCGACCGCGCAATGGTAGTAATTGAGCGCCATGTTGATTCCGCGGATACTGTGTGGCCTGCTGGTTTTGAGCCCACCGGCCAGAAGCTGAAGAAGCGCACCTTTGGTATTGCCCGCATGGATATGGCGGTCTATACCCGCCCCGGCAGCGAGGACGCCGAAGGCTAA
- the coaD gene encoding pantetheine-phosphate adenylyltransferase, whose product MTKAVCPGSFDPVTLGHVDIINRANQMFDEVTVLVTGNPDKPSGLFSVEERMELIRQSVDSSIKVDYCSGLLVDYTTEHGADVLVKGLRSSLDYEYELPMAQMNRRLSGIDTVFLLTDEKYGYISSSLCKQVAKFGGDVTGMFPEPVGRAVKEKYRQ is encoded by the coding sequence ATGACTAAGGCCGTCTGCCCTGGATCCTTCGACCCCGTCACCTTGGGTCACGTCGATATCATCAATCGCGCTAACCAGATGTTCGATGAGGTCACTGTGTTGGTTACCGGTAATCCCGACAAGCCCTCTGGGCTTTTTAGCGTGGAGGAGCGTATGGAACTTATCCGCCAGAGCGTGGATTCTTCCATCAAGGTGGATTATTGTTCCGGGCTGTTGGTGGATTACACCACGGAGCATGGGGCAGACGTCCTAGTGAAGGGACTGCGTAGCTCACTGGATTATGAATATGAGCTGCCCATGGCGCAGATGAATCGGCGCCTTTCGGGAATCGATACTGTCTTCCTACTCACGGACGAGAAGTACGGCTATATCAGTTCCTCGCTGTGTAAGCAGGTAGCAAAGTTTGGCGGCGACGTAACGGGTATGTTCCCAGAGCCTGTCGGTCGTGCGGTAAAGGAGAAATACCGGCAGTGA
- a CDS encoding sulfite exporter TauE/SafE family protein, with protein MSLALVIFLVVVVGSTLQRVSGMGLGLIGGPILMLIMGPVEGILVINVLACINAILTTYSVRENVSWKKFGLIAPVMVIGSLAAALLIRRMDTAGLMIVVGAALLAALGVVTFGKKFVPPMEGKGPAISAGILGGFTNTLAGVAGPVITVYAQAAKWPQHVYAATLQPIFVVGGFFSVMTKTLTGAAHFDGLPWVMWPAGVLGMFVGIWAGTRIAQRVPREKARVLSLSVAGLGAASALIRGILTLS; from the coding sequence GTGAGCCTCGCACTGGTTATTTTCCTCGTCGTTGTCGTTGGTTCGACACTGCAGCGGGTATCCGGAATGGGGCTCGGTCTCATCGGCGGCCCCATCCTCATGTTGATCATGGGGCCGGTCGAAGGCATCCTCGTCATTAATGTTCTGGCCTGCATAAATGCGATTCTGACCACCTATTCCGTGCGTGAGAATGTGAGCTGGAAGAAGTTCGGACTCATAGCCCCAGTCATGGTGATTGGTTCCTTGGCCGCGGCGCTGCTCATTAGGCGTATGGACACGGCAGGGCTCATGATCGTAGTGGGCGCTGCGCTTCTGGCCGCACTGGGGGTTGTCACTTTTGGAAAGAAGTTTGTCCCGCCGATGGAGGGCAAAGGCCCTGCCATCTCCGCCGGTATTCTCGGCGGCTTTACCAACACCTTGGCCGGCGTGGCCGGCCCGGTTATTACCGTCTACGCCCAAGCGGCAAAGTGGCCCCAACATGTCTACGCCGCCACGCTGCAGCCCATTTTTGTTGTAGGCGGATTCTTTTCCGTGATGACCAAGACGCTCACAGGTGCGGCCCACTTTGATGGCTTGCCTTGGGTGATGTGGCCCGCCGGAGTCTTAGGTATGTTCGTCGGCATTTGGGCCGGCACCCGGATTGCCCAGCGTGTTCCGCGAGAAAAGGCCCGCGTGCTCTCACTGAGCGTTGCCGGGTTGGGCGCGGCCAGCGCACTGATTCGGGGTATTTTGACGCTTTCGTAG
- a CDS encoding amino acid ABC transporter ATP-binding protein, with the protein MATPMISAQNVHKSFGQLEVLKGIDLEVQPGEVACLLGPSGSGKSTFLRCVNHLDKATAGRLYVDGELIGYREKNGTLYEISEKEAAEQRSDIGMVFQSFNLFPHRTVIENIIEAPVQVKKIPEETARARAMELLEDVGLASKANNYPVQLSGGQQQRVAIARAVAMDPKLMLFDEPTSALDPELVGEVLRVMKDLAAEGMTMLVVTHEMGFAREVADKVFFMDGGVVIESGSPAEVLDNPQQPRTKDFLASLL; encoded by the coding sequence ATGGCTACTCCCATGATTTCCGCCCAGAACGTCCATAAGTCCTTCGGACAGCTCGAGGTCCTCAAAGGCATTGACCTTGAGGTCCAGCCCGGCGAAGTGGCCTGCCTGTTAGGCCCCTCGGGCTCCGGCAAGTCCACCTTCCTGCGCTGCGTCAATCACCTTGATAAGGCGACGGCGGGCCGACTCTACGTCGACGGCGAGCTGATTGGCTACCGCGAAAAGAACGGCACCCTTTATGAGATCAGCGAGAAGGAAGCCGCAGAACAGCGCTCCGATATCGGAATGGTCTTTCAGTCTTTCAACCTCTTCCCCCACCGCACGGTGATTGAAAACATCATCGAGGCACCGGTGCAGGTGAAAAAGATTCCGGAAGAGACCGCCCGCGCCCGCGCTATGGAGCTGTTGGAGGACGTTGGACTTGCTTCCAAGGCCAATAACTACCCGGTACAGCTCTCCGGCGGCCAGCAGCAGCGCGTGGCCATCGCTCGTGCAGTGGCTATGGATCCTAAGCTTATGCTTTTCGACGAACCTACGTCCGCCCTCGACCCCGAGCTCGTCGGCGAAGTGCTGCGCGTTATGAAGGACCTCGCAGCTGAAGGCATGACCATGCTCGTCGTCACCCACGAGATGGGTTTTGCGCGCGAGGTAGCCGATAAGGTCTTCTTCATGGATGGCGGCGTAGTTATCGAGTCCGGCAGCCCAGCTGAGGTGCTGGATAACCCGCAACAGCCACGCACCAAGGACTTTTTGGCGTCGCTACTCTAA
- a CDS encoding amino acid ABC transporter permease, producing MVNENAATPATAEPKEKPAKIEARPLRHPWRWVFAGLLIVLGVWFIIASARNEAFGWDTYFQYLFDKRIALASLHTIAITILSMIIGVVGGAILAVMRMSPNPVLRSVSWIFLWVFRGTPIYVQLVFWGLLSAIYQSINLGFTEVSLQTILTNAFFLAVMGLGLNEAAYMAEIVRSGITSVPEGQKEASKALGMSWWMTMRRTVLPQAMRIIIPPTGNEFISLLKTSSLVVAIPYTEEIFGRSTDISAALFQPIPLLLVAASWYLVVTSLLMVGQYFLERRFERGATRELTGRQLAALADAEGTIPRNVSVISEAKN from the coding sequence ATGGTTAATGAAAATGCGGCGACGCCAGCTACGGCAGAGCCTAAGGAAAAGCCCGCCAAGATCGAGGCGCGACCTCTACGCCACCCGTGGCGCTGGGTATTCGCCGGCCTGCTTATCGTGCTCGGCGTGTGGTTCATCATCGCCTCCGCCCGCAACGAGGCCTTTGGCTGGGACACCTACTTCCAGTATCTCTTTGATAAGCGCATTGCGCTTGCCTCCCTGCACACCATTGCCATCACCATTTTGTCAATGATCATCGGCGTTGTGGGTGGTGCCATCCTTGCGGTTATGCGCATGTCCCCGAACCCGGTGCTGCGCAGCGTCTCCTGGATATTCCTCTGGGTCTTCCGCGGCACGCCGATCTATGTGCAACTGGTGTTCTGGGGCCTGCTATCCGCCATCTACCAATCCATCAACTTGGGCTTTACCGAGGTGTCTTTGCAGACGATCCTCACCAACGCCTTCTTCCTTGCGGTGATGGGCCTGGGGCTTAATGAAGCCGCCTATATGGCCGAGATTGTGCGCTCCGGTATCACCTCCGTTCCCGAGGGCCAGAAGGAAGCTTCCAAGGCACTCGGCATGTCCTGGTGGATGACCATGCGCCGCACCGTCCTTCCGCAGGCCATGCGCATTATCATTCCGCCCACAGGCAATGAGTTCATTTCCTTGCTCAAGACCTCTTCCCTCGTGGTGGCCATTCCTTATACCGAGGAAATCTTCGGCCGTTCCACGGATATTTCCGCCGCGCTCTTCCAGCCCATCCCGCTGTTGCTGGTCGCAGCGTCCTGGTACCTCGTGGTTACTTCCCTGCTGATGGTGGGACAGTACTTCCTGGAGCGCCGCTTTGAGCGCGGTGCCACCCGCGAACTCACTGGCCGCCAACTTGCTGCGCTGGCAGACGCTGAAGGAACCATCCCCCGCAACGTATCCGTGATTTCGGAGGCTAAAAACTAA
- a CDS encoding ABC transporter substrate-binding protein: protein MPRSFSRRTILAAVLVPTLSLGACVTNEEDSTPDGWEEPHSAMVPEIAAMYDDNDGVLTAGTNPPYAPFQLKDSHGALQGVELDLARAVAGVLGLDFQPMEQDFSMILPAVQSGQIDMGASGFTDNPERRNEFDFVDHLYAGIQWAERVDGPKKVDPDNPCGLTVAVQRTTVSETDDVRPKKDACNGDLTVLSYDTGDNAALAVLMGRADALSADSPVTAWAVNRSEGKMRQVGDMFQASPYGFAVPKDSDLGKASAAALQHLIETGEYAEILSRWGIEDGLIDQAMINERPING, encoded by the coding sequence ATGCCGCGTTCGTTTTCTCGCCGCACAATTCTCGCCGCGGTCCTCGTCCCCACGTTGAGCCTGGGCGCCTGCGTCACCAACGAGGAAGATTCCACTCCGGACGGCTGGGAAGAACCCCATTCCGCAATGGTGCCGGAAATTGCCGCCATGTATGACGACAACGATGGCGTCCTTACCGCCGGAACTAACCCGCCCTATGCCCCATTTCAGCTTAAGGATTCCCACGGGGCACTCCAGGGCGTTGAACTCGATCTTGCTCGCGCCGTTGCCGGCGTCTTGGGACTCGATTTCCAGCCCATGGAACAGGACTTCTCCATGATCCTGCCCGCCGTGCAATCGGGCCAGATTGATATGGGCGCATCCGGATTCACGGATAACCCCGAGCGCCGCAATGAATTCGACTTTGTAGATCACCTCTACGCCGGCATCCAGTGGGCCGAGCGAGTAGATGGCCCCAAGAAGGTTGACCCGGATAATCCTTGCGGCCTGACCGTCGCGGTGCAGCGCACCACGGTATCTGAAACCGACGATGTGCGCCCCAAGAAGGATGCGTGCAACGGCGATCTCACGGTTTTGTCTTATGACACCGGTGACAACGCCGCGCTGGCGGTACTTATGGGACGCGCAGATGCCCTGTCCGCAGACTCCCCAGTAACGGCGTGGGCGGTCAACCGCTCCGAAGGAAAGATGCGGCAGGTAGGCGATATGTTCCAAGCATCGCCCTATGGCTTTGCCGTACCCAAGGATTCCGATTTGGGCAAGGCCTCGGCTGCGGCACTGCAACACCTCATCGAAACCGGTGAGTATGCAGAAATTTTGTCCCGTTGGGGCATCGAGGATGGCTTAATAGACCAGGCAATGATTAATGAAAGGCCGATCAATGGTTAA
- a CDS encoding DUF368 domain-containing protein: MQYILNAIRGALIGMAELVPGISGGTVALIVGIYERAVHNANDLISGRFKKVEWSFLLSVAIGMFIAVFGMSTVLSNFVENHVSASGALFLGMVAVSIFVPLSMLSKQERLRPSSIIAFVVATIAIFFITGFTSEPHENPSLIVVFFAAAIAVCALILPGISGSLILLTMGLYQPIIGAVSDRDLGTIAVFALGALCGLAAFIKALNFLLDHHRAPTLMAMAGFMLGSLRALWPWGADQDASSGIIIGMFILGALIVSAFIFADMKKARAIDERTAQE, encoded by the coding sequence ATGCAGTACATTTTGAACGCTATCCGCGGTGCCCTCATCGGCATGGCCGAGCTCGTACCCGGCATCTCCGGTGGCACCGTGGCGCTCATCGTGGGCATTTATGAACGCGCAGTCCACAACGCCAACGATCTCATCTCCGGCCGCTTCAAGAAGGTCGAATGGAGCTTCCTCCTCTCCGTAGCTATCGGTATGTTCATCGCCGTCTTCGGGATGTCCACCGTGCTTTCTAACTTCGTGGAAAATCACGTATCGGCTTCCGGAGCGCTCTTTTTGGGCATGGTGGCTGTGTCCATTTTTGTACCGCTATCCATGCTCTCCAAGCAGGAACGGCTGCGCCCCTCGTCCATCATCGCGTTCGTCGTTGCCACGATTGCGATCTTCTTTATCACCGGATTCACCTCCGAACCGCACGAGAACCCCAGCCTCATCGTGGTCTTCTTCGCCGCCGCCATCGCGGTATGCGCACTCATCCTGCCAGGCATTTCCGGCTCGCTCATCCTGCTGACCATGGGCCTCTACCAGCCCATCATTGGCGCGGTTTCAGATCGTGACCTAGGCACTATCGCCGTCTTCGCGCTGGGTGCCCTGTGTGGCCTCGCGGCATTCATCAAGGCATTAAATTTCCTGCTGGATCACCACCGCGCCCCCACGCTGATGGCCATGGCAGGTTTCATGCTCGGTTCTCTGCGCGCCCTATGGCCGTGGGGAGCTGACCAGGATGCCTCTAGCGGCATCATCATCGGCATGTTCATCCTCGGTGCACTCATCGTCTCCGCGTTCATCTTCGCAGATATGAAGAAAGCCCGCGCTATAGATGAAAGGACGGCGCAAGAGTAA